A section of the Acidobacterium capsulatum ATCC 51196 genome encodes:
- a CDS encoding LacI family DNA-binding transcriptional regulator, translating into MSDIARACQLSVSTVSIVLSEAPLSRHVAESTRQRIQATAQKMGYHPDLYARSLRRRRTQTIGVLAYDTSDPFCIPVVRGIEEGLQKAQYFSLLVNAQTQRKLFDQYLRMILERRAEGVIIIASWVFEEANLLSDIEKNNVPIVIVGRDLTERRATSILVNNRAGGAMLMRHLASLGHRHIAVIRGPQEMFDSVPRWEGIQSAAAEAGIRIEPQLVFQLPNLSDSMSSFDGGREIAGQMLRSGKKFTAVIAFDDLTALGVVRGLTEAGLRVPEDCSVVGFDDILPASVSTPGITTVRQPLQEMGLLATERMLRALSQGKDGKEQEAGLHILQPRLVTRTSSAPPQGLVKAGKKAAKQKSEARR; encoded by the coding sequence TTGTCTGACATTGCACGCGCGTGCCAACTCTCTGTTTCCACCGTGTCGATTGTGCTGAGTGAAGCACCGCTCTCGCGCCATGTCGCCGAGTCCACACGTCAGCGCATTCAAGCGACGGCGCAGAAGATGGGCTATCACCCCGATCTGTATGCGCGTTCGCTGCGCCGCCGCCGCACACAGACCATTGGAGTGCTGGCCTATGACACCTCTGACCCGTTCTGCATTCCCGTGGTGCGCGGCATTGAAGAGGGCCTGCAAAAGGCACAGTACTTTTCGCTGCTGGTGAATGCGCAGACGCAGCGCAAGCTCTTTGACCAGTACCTGCGCATGATTCTGGAGCGGCGCGCGGAAGGCGTGATCATCATTGCGAGTTGGGTCTTTGAAGAAGCCAACCTGCTCTCTGACATTGAAAAAAACAACGTGCCGATTGTGATTGTGGGTCGCGACCTGACGGAGCGGCGCGCAACGTCGATCCTTGTGAATAACCGTGCCGGGGGCGCGATGCTGATGCGGCATCTGGCTTCGCTGGGGCATCGGCACATCGCCGTGATTCGCGGGCCGCAGGAGATGTTTGACAGCGTGCCGCGCTGGGAAGGCATTCAGAGTGCCGCAGCCGAGGCGGGCATTCGCATTGAGCCGCAACTTGTTTTCCAGTTGCCCAATCTCTCTGACTCCATGTCGAGCTTTGACGGCGGACGCGAGATTGCGGGGCAGATGCTGCGCTCAGGGAAAAAGTTCACCGCCGTGATTGCCTTTGACGATCTCACCGCTCTGGGCGTGGTGCGCGGCCTGACGGAAGCGGGCCTGCGCGTGCCGGAAGACTGCTCTGTGGTGGGCTTTGACGACATTCTGCCGGCGAGCGTTTCGACGCCGGGCATTACAACCGTTCGCCAGCCGCTGCAGGAGATGGGCCTGCTCGCCACCGAGCGCATGCTGCGCGCACTCTCGCAAGGCAAGGATGGAAAAGAGCAGGAGGCCGGACTGCACATCCTGCAGCCAAGGCTGGTCACCCGTACCTCATCCGCACCGCCTCAAGGTCTTGTAAAAGCAGGGAAAAAGGCTGCAAAGCAAAAATCAGAAGCACGCCGTTGA
- a CDS encoding glycoside hydrolase family 2 protein, giving the protein MNRSRLCSLLAALMMAPLLHASQVTPLHDGWRIQSACKLSAGGETISRADYSPQGWITATIPSTVLAAQVAAGVFPDPYFGDNLRKLPGMTYPVGENFENLPMSPSSPYHCGWWYRDTVIAPAANAHGQQWLHFGGINYRADIWVNGHKVADSSQIAGAYRTYDLNVTPEWKPGQTNVIAVEVFAPTHKDLGINWVDWNPDPPDRDMGLWGAVKLISTGPVALRSPMVATHFHDGDLNEAELTVEAELQNTTDHPLPVTVSGGAAGAQFTQDLTLAPHATQAVLFTPQKFPQLTIHHPKLWWPRQMGTPHLEDLTMTVRAQGKVSDQKSIPFGIREITSELTAGGARLFRVNGKPILIRGGGWSQDMLLRRDPVRLRKQFQLVRALNLNTIRLEGKMESNDFFHLADKDGILVMAGWCCCDHWEHWKNWTPTDLQVATASLHSQMLRLRSHPSLLAWLNGSDNAPPANVETAYLNVEAETHWPNPVLSAASSQDTTVTGLNGVKMTGPYDYVEPSYWYVDERHGGDYGFNTETSPGPAIPSLASRKKFLPDPQAWPPSADWSLHYGGGGFKNLAALDNAMNAIYAKPTNLADYTRMAATMEYDSERAMFESYSGNKFVSTGVIQWMLNNAWPSMIWHLYDYNLDPDAGYYAVKKACEPLHIQYSYNNQGILVVNSTYHYVSGLTANVEVHDVHWNELYSATAKVDAASNSSQRVFTLPEKLFNGMTRIFLINLKLTDANGHVVSRNFYWVPYTLTTFAWDATDYTHTPAARYPDLRALTGLPQASVSSHAEIVRTAQGREIRLHLDNTSGHLAFQVRAEALTPSGDLIAPVIWSDDWIELMPGESRTLTASLPKDAPADTVVKLSGWNIASTTLTPAAGSDTAARK; this is encoded by the coding sequence ATGAACCGTTCTCGCCTATGTTCTCTTCTCGCCGCTTTGATGATGGCTCCGCTGCTGCACGCGAGCCAGGTCACACCGCTGCATGATGGCTGGCGCATCCAGTCTGCCTGCAAACTCAGCGCGGGGGGAGAAACCATTTCGCGCGCAGATTATTCGCCTCAAGGCTGGATTACGGCGACGATTCCAAGCACGGTGCTGGCGGCGCAGGTGGCGGCAGGCGTCTTTCCTGATCCGTACTTTGGCGACAACCTGCGCAAGCTGCCGGGCATGACGTATCCGGTGGGCGAGAACTTTGAGAACCTGCCCATGTCGCCCAGCAGCCCCTACCACTGCGGCTGGTGGTATCGCGACACGGTTATCGCACCTGCCGCAAACGCACACGGGCAGCAGTGGCTGCATTTTGGCGGCATCAATTACCGTGCCGATATCTGGGTGAACGGGCACAAGGTTGCGGACTCCTCACAGATTGCCGGCGCGTACCGCACCTATGACCTCAACGTGACGCCGGAGTGGAAGCCCGGACAGACGAACGTAATTGCGGTCGAAGTGTTTGCGCCGACCCACAAGGACCTCGGCATCAACTGGGTGGACTGGAATCCAGACCCGCCGGATCGGGACATGGGATTGTGGGGCGCGGTGAAGCTGATTTCGACCGGGCCTGTCGCGCTGCGCTCGCCCATGGTGGCCACGCACTTTCATGATGGCGACTTGAACGAGGCCGAACTCACCGTAGAGGCAGAGTTGCAGAATACGACCGATCATCCGCTGCCGGTCACGGTCTCTGGCGGCGCAGCGGGCGCTCAGTTTACACAGGACCTTACGCTTGCGCCGCATGCGACGCAGGCAGTTCTCTTCACGCCGCAAAAGTTTCCGCAGTTGACGATTCACCATCCAAAGCTCTGGTGGCCGCGCCAGATGGGCACTCCGCATCTTGAGGACCTCACGATGACGGTGCGCGCTCAGGGCAAGGTTTCGGACCAGAAGAGCATTCCGTTTGGCATTCGTGAAATCACCTCGGAGCTGACCGCGGGTGGCGCGAGGTTGTTCCGCGTCAACGGCAAGCCAATTCTCATTCGCGGGGGCGGCTGGTCACAGGACATGCTGTTGCGGCGCGATCCCGTGCGTTTGCGGAAGCAGTTTCAACTGGTGCGCGCGCTCAACCTGAATACGATTCGGCTTGAGGGCAAGATGGAGTCGAATGACTTCTTCCACCTCGCGGACAAAGACGGCATTCTGGTCATGGCCGGCTGGTGCTGCTGCGACCATTGGGAGCATTGGAAGAACTGGACGCCCACCGATCTGCAGGTGGCCACGGCCTCGTTGCACTCGCAGATGCTTCGCCTGCGCTCTCACCCGAGCCTGCTGGCGTGGCTGAATGGCAGCGACAACGCGCCGCCCGCCAATGTGGAAACGGCTTATCTGAACGTGGAGGCCGAGACTCACTGGCCGAATCCTGTGTTGTCGGCAGCCTCTTCGCAAGACACTACAGTGACGGGCCTGAATGGCGTGAAAATGACCGGCCCTTACGACTATGTGGAACCCAGCTACTGGTATGTCGATGAGCGGCACGGCGGCGATTATGGCTTCAACACCGAGACGAGTCCCGGGCCGGCGATTCCCTCCCTGGCCAGCCGCAAAAAGTTTCTGCCCGATCCGCAGGCGTGGCCGCCCTCCGCAGACTGGAGCCTACACTATGGCGGCGGCGGCTTCAAAAATCTTGCAGCGCTCGACAACGCAATGAACGCTATTTATGCCAAACCCACCAATCTGGCCGACTACACGCGCATGGCGGCCACCATGGAGTATGACTCAGAGCGCGCGATGTTTGAGTCCTACAGTGGCAACAAGTTCGTTTCGACCGGCGTGATTCAGTGGATGCTGAACAACGCATGGCCGTCGATGATTTGGCATCTTTACGATTACAATCTTGATCCTGATGCAGGCTACTACGCCGTCAAGAAGGCCTGCGAGCCGCTGCACATTCAGTACTCCTATAACAATCAAGGCATTCTCGTGGTCAACAGCACCTATCACTACGTGAGCGGGCTTACGGCGAACGTAGAGGTGCATGATGTTCACTGGAACGAGCTCTACAGCGCAACGGCGAAAGTCGATGCCGCCTCCAACAGCTCGCAGCGTGTCTTTACTCTGCCGGAAAAGCTCTTCAATGGCATGACACGCATCTTCCTCATCAACCTCAAGCTCACTGACGCCAACGGACATGTCGTGAGCCGCAACTTCTACTGGGTGCCTTACACGCTCACGACCTTTGCGTGGGATGCGACGGACTACACGCATACTCCTGCTGCCCGCTACCCTGACCTGCGCGCGCTCACCGGTCTGCCGCAGGCAAGCGTAAGCTCTCATGCTGAGATCGTGCGCACCGCGCAGGGCCGCGAGATTCGCCTGCATCTTGACAACACTTCCGGGCACCTCGCCTTCCAGGTGAGGGCGGAAGCGCTGACACCGTCGGGCGATTTGATTGCTCCGGTGATCTGGTCAGATGACTGGATTGAGCTGATGCCCGGTGAATCACGCACGCTCACGGCTTCTCTGCCCAAAGATGCCCCGGCAGACACAGTGGTGAAGCTGAGCGGATGGAATATCGCATCGACGACGCTGACGCCCGCTGCCGGTAGCGATACGGCAGCGCGGAAATAA
- a CDS encoding APC family permease, protein MAESTQQNSPARLRKVLGLWDLVFYGMVLIQPTAGVPLFGVAQKLSNGHTVTTILIAMFAMMITAVSYGRMAALYPSAGSAYTYVGRTINPHLGFMVGWAMLLDYILQPLINVVWISAALHSRYIAEVPFPLIALGITAFITALNLIGIRSSARMNKLLLMAMCVVIAVFLVMGVHFLYHQGQWAALFSIAPFYTPATFSLSKVWGATSFAALTYIGFDGITTLSEDVENPRRNVMLATVLVCLLTGLLAGAQTYLGQRIWPDWHTFPNLETAFMDICRRVGGPVLFEAMGVILILAALGSALTGGVGAARLLFGMGRDGVLPRRFFAHLHAETNTPTYNILLIGAVAWLGAVALNYVGSAYEHAGELLNFGAFLAFMGVNLSSFWHFSLLRKAGKPRVMADIVLPLTGFVFCASIWWNLNILAKVVGGVWFAVGLIWLAATTSGFRQSPKMIDFSEG, encoded by the coding sequence ATGGCAGAAAGCACGCAGCAGAACTCCCCGGCAAGGCTGAGAAAGGTTCTCGGCCTCTGGGATCTGGTCTTCTACGGAATGGTGCTGATTCAGCCCACGGCGGGCGTGCCCCTGTTTGGCGTGGCGCAAAAGCTCTCCAACGGACACACCGTCACCACCATTCTGATTGCGATGTTTGCCATGATGATCACCGCCGTCAGCTATGGACGCATGGCGGCGCTGTATCCCTCGGCAGGCTCGGCCTACACCTATGTGGGCCGCACGATCAATCCGCATCTGGGCTTTATGGTTGGCTGGGCGATGCTGCTGGACTATATTTTGCAGCCGCTCATCAACGTGGTCTGGATCTCTGCCGCGCTGCATAGCCGCTATATTGCTGAAGTCCCGTTTCCCCTGATTGCACTGGGCATCACTGCTTTCATTACGGCGCTCAACTTGATCGGCATTCGATCGTCCGCACGCATGAACAAGCTGCTGCTCATGGCGATGTGCGTGGTGATTGCCGTTTTCCTCGTGATGGGCGTTCACTTCCTCTACCACCAGGGGCAGTGGGCGGCGCTGTTCTCGATTGCTCCGTTTTACACCCCGGCCACGTTCAGCCTGAGCAAGGTGTGGGGAGCAACCTCGTTTGCCGCGCTCACCTATATTGGCTTTGACGGCATTACTACCTTGTCAGAGGACGTTGAGAATCCGCGCCGCAACGTCATGCTGGCCACCGTGCTGGTCTGTCTGCTCACGGGCCTGCTGGCCGGAGCGCAAACCTACCTGGGCCAGCGCATCTGGCCGGACTGGCACACGTTTCCAAATCTTGAGACAGCTTTCATGGACATCTGCCGGCGCGTGGGCGGGCCTGTGCTGTTTGAAGCCATGGGCGTCATTCTGATTCTCGCGGCCCTGGGCAGCGCGCTCACGGGAGGCGTTGGCGCGGCGCGGCTGCTGTTTGGCATGGGGCGCGATGGCGTGCTGCCGCGACGCTTTTTTGCGCACCTGCATGCGGAGACCAACACGCCGACCTACAACATTTTGCTGATTGGCGCGGTGGCATGGCTGGGCGCGGTCGCGCTCAACTATGTAGGCAGCGCCTATGAGCACGCGGGCGAATTGCTCAACTTTGGCGCGTTTCTTGCCTTCATGGGCGTGAATCTTTCTTCATTCTGGCATTTCTCGCTACTGCGCAAGGCAGGCAAGCCGCGGGTGATGGCAGATATCGTGCTGCCGCTGACCGGCTTTGTGTTCTGCGCCTCCATCTGGTGGAACCTGAACATTCTTGCAAAGGTGGTCGGTGGCGTGTGGTTTGCCGTGGGGCTGATCTGGCTGGCGGCGACCACCAGCGGATTCCGGCAGTCGCCGAAGATGATCGATTTCAGCGAAGGCTGA
- a CDS encoding carboxylesterase/lipase family protein, with product MKLRALAAIIILACTVLGVPSTYAQPPAKGPVVSTAAGRVAGVQLAHGDLAVFKGIPFAAPPVGKFRWRAPQPVHAWKGIRLADHFSDSCTQQTPNEFLPWTPVFMTHRPVSEDCLYLNVWTPRISASANLPVLVFIHGGAFTSGAGSISIYNGAHLAETGMVVVTLNYRVGVFGFFAYPQLTAESRHHSSGNYGLLDQMAALGWVRRNIRNFGGDPHQVTIWGQSAGAWSVEDLLLSPLPVGLFERAQADSGIGLANGFHSLSLRQAEANGENFATRIGVHSLADLRAVPAAALLADVRPGDRFLPNVDGWVLPAASNKLTAQGTGSHVPVITGNEANDWMLGSPRVHSVQQYRALAHRLYGSRAAQFLQLYPAANAEQAAAMETLSSEDRDRVSMYLWARLRAQSHGRAQPIYTYYFDRAIPWPQHPEYGAFHSGELPYFFRNLNRMHRPWQPADDAVARTVSAYLKNFVATGDPNGAGLPHWPAVQAESAVTMQLGQTMAPMPLASAARLTFWKKYFASPDAAHAPLF from the coding sequence ATGAAGCTTCGCGCCCTCGCCGCGATTATCATTCTTGCCTGCACCGTGCTCGGTGTGCCATCTACTTATGCGCAGCCGCCCGCGAAAGGCCCCGTTGTCTCAACCGCTGCCGGCCGCGTCGCCGGCGTGCAACTCGCACACGGCGATCTGGCGGTCTTCAAGGGCATTCCCTTTGCCGCGCCGCCCGTAGGCAAATTTCGCTGGCGCGCTCCGCAGCCGGTGCATGCATGGAAGGGCATTCGCCTGGCCGATCACTTCAGCGACAGTTGCACGCAGCAGACGCCGAATGAATTCCTGCCGTGGACGCCGGTCTTCATGACGCATCGCCCTGTGAGCGAAGACTGCCTCTACCTGAACGTCTGGACGCCGCGAATATCCGCGAGCGCGAACCTTCCGGTGCTGGTCTTCATTCACGGCGGCGCATTCACCTCCGGCGCGGGCAGCATCTCCATTTATAACGGTGCTCATCTGGCCGAGACCGGCATGGTGGTCGTCACCCTCAACTACCGCGTCGGCGTCTTTGGATTCTTCGCCTATCCTCAACTCACCGCGGAGTCGCGCCATCACAGCTCCGGCAACTATGGATTGCTCGATCAGATGGCCGCGCTCGGCTGGGTGCGGCGCAACATTCGCAATTTCGGCGGCGATCCGCACCAGGTCACCATCTGGGGCCAGTCCGCCGGGGCTTGGAGCGTCGAAGACCTGTTGCTGTCGCCACTGCCGGTCGGCCTTTTTGAGCGCGCCCAGGCAGACAGTGGCATCGGACTCGCGAATGGCTTTCATTCGCTCTCACTGCGGCAGGCAGAGGCCAATGGAGAGAACTTTGCCACGCGCATCGGCGTCCATTCCCTGGCGGATTTGCGTGCCGTGCCGGCAGCTGCGCTGCTGGCCGATGTGCGCCCCGGCGACCGCTTTCTGCCCAATGTGGACGGATGGGTTCTGCCTGCCGCGAGCAACAAGCTCACCGCGCAGGGCACAGGGAGTCACGTTCCAGTGATTACGGGCAATGAAGCCAATGACTGGATGCTCGGTTCTCCGCGCGTCCATTCGGTCCAGCAATATCGGGCCCTTGCTCATCGTCTGTATGGCAGTCGAGCCGCGCAATTTCTTCAACTGTATCCGGCGGCCAATGCGGAGCAGGCGGCCGCTATGGAGACTCTCAGTTCAGAAGATCGTGACCGCGTCTCCATGTATCTCTGGGCGCGGCTGCGCGCGCAAAGCCATGGCCGCGCGCAGCCCATCTACACCTACTACTTTGATCGCGCGATTCCGTGGCCGCAGCACCCCGAATATGGAGCCTTTCATTCCGGCGAGCTGCCTTACTTCTTTCGCAATCTCAATCGCATGCACCGGCCCTGGCAGCCAGCGGATGACGCCGTTGCCCGCACCGTCTCTGCATACTTGAAAAACTTCGTAGCGACCGGCGATCCCAATGGCGCGGGCCTGCCGCACTGGCCAGCCGTACAGGCAGAGTCTGCGGTGACCATGCAGCTCGGCCAGACGATGGCGCCCATGCCGCTGGCCAGTGCCGCGCGTCTCACTTTCTGGAAGAAATATTTCGCTTCGCCGGATGCTGCGCACGCACCGCTCTTCTAA
- a CDS encoding glycosyltransferase family 2 protein → MSSQQDIPPDTPRKDTLSVAIITQNEEANLARTLGSVRFADEVIVVDSGSTDRTVAIAQEAGCRVFTEPWQGFARQKNLAIEKCSSTWILSLDADEELSPALQQEILALLKSSPRNMAFRLRRRNLFLGRWMRHGGYYPDAKLRLFRRAGMQGEAPLRFAERAVHETIAYDGPSETLRHDLIHHAYPTLHGYLEHMNRYSTLGAQVAVKKGKTIQPWWAFLGNVVLVPIFTFLWNYIFRGGFLDGREGFLLHAYHSLYTSWKYAKAWEMTRKA, encoded by the coding sequence ACGCTCTCCGTCGCCATCATCACGCAGAACGAGGAGGCAAACCTCGCGCGTACACTCGGCAGCGTTCGCTTTGCCGATGAAGTCATCGTGGTGGACTCCGGCTCGACCGACCGTACCGTTGCCATAGCGCAAGAGGCTGGCTGCCGCGTTTTCACAGAGCCGTGGCAGGGCTTTGCGCGCCAGAAAAATCTGGCGATCGAAAAATGCTCAAGCACCTGGATTCTCTCGCTCGACGCGGACGAAGAGCTGTCCCCCGCGTTGCAGCAGGAGATCCTTGCGCTTCTCAAAAGCAGTCCGCGGAACATGGCTTTCCGGCTGCGCCGCCGCAATCTCTTTCTCGGCCGCTGGATGCGTCACGGCGGCTACTATCCCGACGCCAAGCTGCGGCTCTTTCGCCGGGCAGGCATGCAGGGTGAGGCTCCGCTACGTTTTGCCGAGCGGGCCGTGCACGAAACCATTGCGTATGACGGCCCCAGCGAAACACTGCGCCACGATCTCATCCACCATGCCTACCCCACTCTCCATGGCTACCTGGAACATATGAACCGCTATAGCACGCTGGGCGCGCAGGTCGCGGTGAAAAAGGGTAAGACCATTCAGCCGTGGTGGGCATTTCTCGGCAATGTTGTTCTTGTGCCCATCTTTACCTTTCTCTGGAACTACATTTTTCGTGGCGGTTTTCTCGACGGGCGCGAGGGATTCCTATTGCACGCCTATCACTCCCTCTACACAAGCTGGAAGTACGCCAAAGCCTGGGAGATGACGCGCAAAGCCTGA